The following are encoded together in the Salinibacterium sp. UTAS2018 genome:
- the mobF gene encoding MobF family relaxase, giving the protein MRVMSAGDGYKYLLRTVAAGDGDRDLSTPLTRYYNADGTPPGRWMGSGLPTLGSGQLRDSDEVTEAQLQLLIGMGRDPLTGAPLGRAYPAYKSVTQRVEERVGTLDPKLGPTARGRAVAAIEAAESERGTRRAVAGYDFTFSIPKSASVLWAVAEAGTQSLIVNAHHAAVAEVVAFMEREVAATRAGATPGDGAVAQVEVRGLIATAYDHYDSRAGDPHLHTHVVISNKVQTVLDNKWRSLDGRPLHAATVALSEFHEAVFADHLTRLFGVEWETRDRGRDRNAAWAIAKVPEQLVSEFSSRSRHINEEKDRLIAAYVEKHGRQPSRTTIIKLRAQATLATRPEKEIHSLAELTTEWRHRAGKILGVDATRWAREVTANEAPLLLRADDVPLDVVRGLGQSVVATVGEKRSTWRRWNLTAEAARQTMKYRFASTRDREAIIGMVVDAAEAVSIRLTPPELASSPAIFRRSDESSVFRPKNSTVFSSGELLDAEERLLRLAHTTTGPTVSLETVERIVRKPDRAGLVLGEDQASALMEIAVSGRIVDLLVGPAGAGKTTAMNALRRAWEKEHGQGSVVGLAPSSSAAHVLAEDLGITTENTAKWWQNHLQSGASFQPGQLVIVDEASLAGTLSLDRVTQLAAKARAKVLLVGDYAQLQAVDAGGAFGLLTHDRDDVPELVDVHRFTHDWEKRASLDLRHGHTEVIDTYDAHNRIVDGDTESVIDAAYAAWRADLVAGRATVLVSDSNESVTALNNRARTDLILDGTVWGARESELHDGTHAACGDIVITRRNDRRLLAGHGWVRNGDRWSVVDARRDGSMLVRRAGGSWGSSVLLPADYVAEHVELGYAVTSFRAQGLTTGTAHVLVDSTMSRETFYVAMTRGRDANVAYVAVDKPDPSHDGPHPGENDEVTGRSVLTGVLQHVGAELSAHETIAVEQESWGTIAQLAAEYETIASAAQRDRWASLVRASGLSAEDAEEVVGSDAFGPLTAELRRAEANHHDLANLLRRLVRARDFGDADDIAAVIRHRLIAATARPAGSGRTRKAPRLIAGLVPEAMGSVADDMRKALDERHGLITQRADTVLDKDIADGVQWIAQLGEPPAAASRREGWRLAARTIAAYRDRYSVATPSPLGLRPEATAQRIDHSRAEAALNEIRRMNAATNGVQPYREPSQRTSEGRVR; this is encoded by the coding sequence ATGCGGGTGATGTCGGCTGGCGACGGCTACAAGTACCTGCTGCGCACAGTGGCGGCTGGTGACGGCGACCGGGACCTTTCGACCCCGTTGACGAGGTATTACAACGCGGACGGCACGCCGCCGGGACGCTGGATGGGCAGCGGCCTCCCAACGCTCGGAAGCGGGCAACTCCGCGACAGCGATGAAGTTACCGAGGCGCAGCTCCAACTGCTGATCGGAATGGGGCGTGACCCTCTCACAGGTGCCCCGCTGGGGCGTGCGTACCCGGCTTACAAGTCCGTGACTCAGCGCGTTGAGGAGCGAGTCGGAACGCTCGATCCCAAGCTGGGGCCGACCGCTCGGGGCCGAGCAGTCGCGGCGATCGAGGCCGCGGAATCCGAGCGTGGCACACGACGAGCAGTGGCCGGATACGACTTCACCTTCTCCATCCCGAAATCCGCCTCCGTGCTGTGGGCAGTCGCTGAGGCAGGAACGCAATCACTCATCGTCAACGCACATCACGCGGCGGTTGCAGAAGTGGTTGCGTTCATGGAGCGCGAGGTTGCAGCCACTCGCGCCGGTGCAACCCCTGGGGATGGTGCCGTTGCGCAGGTCGAGGTGCGTGGGCTGATCGCGACAGCCTATGACCACTACGACTCGCGCGCGGGTGACCCCCACCTGCATACGCACGTCGTGATCAGCAACAAGGTGCAGACCGTGCTCGACAACAAGTGGCGAAGCCTGGACGGGCGCCCCCTCCACGCTGCAACGGTGGCGCTCTCCGAGTTCCACGAAGCGGTGTTCGCGGATCACCTCACGCGGCTCTTCGGTGTTGAGTGGGAAACGCGTGATCGCGGACGAGACCGCAACGCGGCATGGGCTATCGCGAAGGTCCCTGAACAACTCGTGTCCGAGTTCTCGTCGCGTTCGCGGCATATCAACGAGGAGAAGGATCGGCTCATCGCCGCGTACGTGGAGAAGCACGGCAGACAACCCTCCCGCACGACGATCATCAAGCTGCGTGCCCAGGCGACACTCGCCACACGACCGGAGAAAGAGATCCATTCCCTCGCCGAACTCACCACTGAATGGAGGCATCGGGCGGGCAAGATCCTCGGTGTCGATGCAACGCGCTGGGCACGCGAGGTCACGGCGAATGAGGCGCCGTTGCTCCTGCGCGCTGATGATGTGCCGCTTGACGTAGTTCGTGGGCTGGGACAGAGCGTCGTGGCCACAGTCGGAGAAAAGCGTTCCACTTGGCGCCGCTGGAACCTCACCGCCGAAGCTGCCCGGCAAACGATGAAGTACCGTTTCGCCAGCACACGCGATCGCGAAGCGATCATCGGCATGGTTGTCGACGCTGCCGAGGCCGTGTCGATTCGGCTCACGCCGCCCGAACTGGCATCCAGCCCTGCCATCTTTCGCAGGAGCGATGAATCGTCGGTGTTCCGGCCGAAGAACTCCACGGTGTTCTCGTCGGGTGAGCTGCTCGACGCCGAGGAGCGCCTGCTTCGACTCGCTCACACAACGACGGGCCCAACCGTCTCGCTGGAGACGGTCGAACGCATCGTGCGGAAGCCTGACCGTGCGGGATTGGTACTGGGCGAGGACCAAGCATCCGCGCTGATGGAGATCGCGGTGTCCGGTCGCATCGTCGATCTGCTTGTCGGCCCCGCTGGTGCCGGGAAAACGACCGCGATGAACGCGCTGCGCCGAGCGTGGGAGAAGGAACACGGCCAAGGATCTGTCGTTGGACTTGCGCCATCTTCGAGTGCGGCACATGTACTCGCTGAGGATCTCGGGATCACAACCGAGAACACAGCGAAGTGGTGGCAGAACCACCTCCAATCCGGAGCGAGCTTCCAACCGGGTCAGCTCGTCATCGTCGATGAAGCGTCCCTCGCGGGGACGCTCTCGCTGGACCGAGTCACCCAGCTCGCTGCTAAGGCCAGGGCAAAGGTGCTCCTTGTCGGTGACTACGCACAGCTCCAGGCGGTCGACGCGGGCGGCGCATTCGGGCTGCTCACACATGACCGCGATGACGTTCCCGAACTCGTTGACGTTCACCGCTTCACGCACGACTGGGAAAAGCGTGCGTCTCTCGACCTCAGACATGGTCACACCGAAGTCATCGACACCTACGATGCGCACAATCGAATCGTTGACGGTGACACCGAAAGCGTGATTGATGCCGCCTACGCCGCATGGCGCGCCGATCTCGTCGCGGGGCGCGCGACGGTTCTCGTCTCAGACTCCAACGAATCCGTGACAGCGCTCAACAACCGCGCACGGACCGATCTGATCCTCGACGGCACCGTCTGGGGGGCGCGCGAATCGGAGCTGCACGATGGGACACATGCGGCTTGCGGTGACATCGTGATCACGCGCCGCAATGACCGCCGTCTGCTGGCCGGACACGGCTGGGTGCGTAACGGGGACCGCTGGAGCGTCGTCGATGCCCGACGCGATGGATCGATGCTCGTTCGACGCGCGGGAGGTTCGTGGGGGTCCAGCGTCCTTCTACCAGCTGACTACGTCGCGGAGCACGTCGAACTCGGCTACGCGGTCACCTCCTTCCGCGCGCAAGGCCTCACGACCGGAACGGCACACGTGCTCGTCGACTCGACCATGTCCCGGGAGACCTTCTACGTTGCGATGACACGGGGCCGTGATGCCAACGTCGCCTACGTCGCAGTCGACAAGCCCGACCCATCCCACGATGGTCCACATCCTGGTGAGAACGATGAAGTCACCGGCCGCAGCGTTCTCACCGGAGTGCTCCAGCACGTCGGTGCCGAACTTTCCGCGCATGAAACGATCGCCGTTGAACAAGAGTCCTGGGGAACGATCGCGCAGCTTGCCGCAGAATACGAGACGATCGCCTCGGCCGCGCAGCGCGACCGGTGGGCATCCCTAGTGCGAGCGTCCGGCCTCAGTGCTGAAGATGCTGAAGAGGTTGTTGGCTCGGATGCGTTTGGTCCGTTGACTGCGGAACTACGCCGAGCCGAAGCCAACCACCATGACCTGGCCAACTTGCTCCGGCGTCTCGTCCGTGCGCGTGACTTTGGGGATGCGGACGACATCGCTGCCGTGATCCGCCACCGACTTATCGCCGCCACCGCAAGGCCAGCTGGATCAGGGCGCACACGCAAGGCACCCAGGCTCATCGCGGGACTCGTGCCCGAAGCGATGGGGTCGGTCGCTGATGACATGCGAAAGGCACTCGACGAACGTCATGGCCTCATCACGCAGCGAGCCGACACAGTGCTCGACAAAGATATTGCCGACGGCGTGCAATGGATCGCGCAGCTCGGTGAACCGCCCGCTGCCGCGTCGCGGCGTGAGGGTTGGCGGCTGGCAGCGCGCACAATCGCCGCGTATCGCGACCGGTACTCCGTCGCGACGCCGAGCCCGCTTGGGCTTCGACCCGAGGCCACGGCACAGCGAATCGATCACTCCAGGGCCGAAGCAGCGCTCAACGAGATCCGTCGGATGAACGCCGCGACCAACGGGGTGCAGCCTTATCGGGAGCCGTCTCAGCGGACTTCGGAGGGACGGGTGCGCTGA
- a CDS encoding DNA-processing protein DprA: protein MMTSLSSLGHDERSARTVLSLVAAPNDPSTGRLVGRVGAVELLRLADADGAVPGLDQIAAAVWRERLHTVSSADTLATQMATFERQGLRVLIPGEKDWPVALNDLGARTPYALWTCGETALLATPLADRITLTGARASTAYGDHMAIELASDLALSGRVVVAGGAYGIEAVAHQSVLATGGRTIAVLAGGVDRAYPAGHADLFARIEQQGLLVSEVAPGVAPTRQRFLDRGRIMAALSSTTVIVEAGARSGSLRVADEAVELGRSVGAVPGPVTSAASYGSNILIQDRRARLLTGSEDVLRLADEDKSNDHNAELSRAFRIAAACDRRSPDSRGL, encoded by the coding sequence ATGATGACTTCCCTCTCTTCCCTCGGACACGACGAGCGGAGCGCGCGTACCGTTCTCTCGCTCGTGGCTGCACCGAATGATCCGTCGACCGGTCGTCTCGTTGGCCGAGTCGGCGCTGTAGAACTGCTCCGCCTCGCTGATGCTGACGGCGCGGTGCCCGGCCTCGACCAAATCGCAGCGGCAGTATGGCGCGAACGCTTACACACTGTGAGCAGCGCCGACACCTTGGCCACACAGATGGCGACCTTCGAGCGACAAGGCCTCCGGGTCCTGATTCCGGGTGAGAAGGATTGGCCAGTCGCCCTCAACGATCTCGGAGCACGCACACCATATGCACTTTGGACGTGTGGCGAGACTGCGCTGCTGGCTACGCCTCTCGCCGACCGCATCACGCTCACCGGTGCGCGTGCCTCCACAGCGTATGGAGACCACATGGCGATTGAACTCGCCAGTGACCTCGCGCTCAGTGGCCGTGTCGTTGTCGCTGGCGGTGCCTACGGTATCGAAGCAGTCGCACACCAGTCGGTGCTGGCGACCGGTGGAAGAACGATTGCAGTCCTCGCGGGTGGGGTCGATCGCGCATACCCTGCTGGACACGCGGATCTGTTTGCGCGTATTGAGCAACAAGGTCTCCTCGTTTCTGAGGTCGCACCGGGTGTAGCGCCAACACGGCAGCGCTTTCTCGATCGTGGCCGGATTATGGCCGCGCTTTCCTCGACGACGGTGATCGTTGAGGCGGGGGCGCGGTCAGGATCGCTGCGTGTCGCCGACGAAGCAGTGGAGCTTGGTCGCTCAGTCGGTGCGGTTCCTGGCCCCGTGACGAGTGCCGCCAGCTACGGCTCCAACATCCTTATTCAAGACAGACGCGCCCGTTTGCTCACAGGTTCCGAAGACGTTCTTCGACTCGCCGACGAGGACAAGAGCAACGACCACAACGCGGAGCTGTCACGAGCATTTCGCATCGCTGCAGCGTGTGACCGTCGCTCCCCCGATTCACGCGGCCTGTAA
- a CDS encoding sulfate permease: protein MFRIIWVISIHLRNFMRRFMPTNILLDAIRTRRGLKWGVPAMLLAIPYLFAASTCTALIEGGASRLLYVVALVCIWNALKFIAIGPVSVVLLLLCKRSERLSMRLRPLSTVAEAL from the coding sequence ATGTTTCGAATCATCTGGGTTATCAGCATCCACCTCCGCAACTTCATGCGCAGGTTCATGCCCACCAACATCCTGCTCGACGCGATTCGCACCCGCCGCGGGCTCAAGTGGGGCGTGCCCGCGATGCTCCTCGCCATTCCGTATCTCTTCGCCGCGAGTACCTGTACGGCTCTGATCGAAGGGGGAGCGTCCCGCTTGCTCTACGTCGTTGCTCTTGTCTGCATCTGGAACGCACTCAAGTTCATCGCGATCGGTCCCGTATCGGTCGTGCTGTTGCTCCTATGCAAACGTTCTGAGCGACTATCAATGCGACTCCGGCCTCTATCGACTGTCGCGGAAGCGCTCTAG
- a CDS encoding SAVED domain-containing protein, producing MRQQTSRIDLRPAAYESITSATAKHLPLETGGILLGYHEDNRIVVTHALIINGEMATPSKYVRDDVLANKLLTSFLAQRADDDPTGYVGEWHSHPFPSRPSPTDVDALRETAKVSGGPVVLLVHVVGGPEPFVGLIAQRRRLRRVSTAEAPVISPTSRFGPLRLLPVGAVRGDGPVFISYRQSDGTAQAESLENLLRASGLVVWRDRTDLRPGTTTDRLEYALTGGLSAAVLIVTPEIVDSEIVRERELPRLLQLDADPAFSLCIANKVPRPDDDSKCDYDAADRLLRLSPARTLADKKQSNVLAKAGEIEIVRDLLMHRIEQRRPQIRAEDRAFTIRLQTRPTPFAIEADEEDLHLRVKAADSGRLPSQSGLEHLRRTLPLTSDAVYAAGARTVRIAGGAHLSIALAIGAALPETKIGVVEVLDLQEALWKSNAPADDPQESTVEIEVIQSGHGHETSGHGRVAIFVSLTPHPDRSSFERLLNDSSQTFDTTAVITISTKGRIDPREGARVGATIAQQIKQVSAIHGRAEVHLAFHGPYTMAVLLGRHLNTLRTVVYEWDGDHAEYPRYVPALVLEPGVSSGPITEVIL from the coding sequence ATGAGACAGCAAACGTCACGCATCGACCTGAGACCCGCTGCATACGAAAGCATCACCTCTGCGACGGCGAAGCATCTCCCTCTCGAAACAGGCGGAATTCTCCTTGGCTACCACGAGGACAACAGAATCGTTGTGACTCACGCGCTCATCATCAATGGAGAAATGGCAACTCCCAGTAAATACGTGCGCGACGACGTTCTAGCGAACAAGCTCCTCACTAGTTTCCTCGCTCAGCGCGCCGACGATGATCCAACCGGATACGTGGGCGAATGGCACAGCCACCCGTTCCCGTCCAGGCCGAGTCCGACCGATGTGGACGCACTTCGCGAAACCGCCAAGGTAAGCGGCGGTCCTGTTGTATTGCTAGTTCACGTGGTCGGTGGACCTGAACCTTTCGTGGGCCTCATCGCGCAACGGAGGCGATTACGGCGCGTTAGCACCGCTGAAGCGCCGGTCATTTCCCCAACGTCGAGGTTTGGCCCGCTTCGACTGCTACCCGTTGGAGCCGTCCGAGGCGACGGCCCCGTCTTTATTTCGTACCGACAATCTGACGGAACTGCTCAGGCAGAGTCACTTGAGAATTTGCTCCGCGCTTCCGGACTTGTGGTGTGGCGAGACCGCACGGACCTGCGTCCCGGCACAACTACCGATCGACTCGAATATGCCCTCACGGGCGGACTCTCGGCCGCTGTTCTCATCGTGACACCAGAGATCGTGGACAGCGAGATTGTCCGCGAGCGTGAACTCCCGCGTCTGCTGCAGCTTGATGCCGATCCCGCGTTCAGCCTGTGCATCGCGAACAAGGTTCCCCGCCCAGACGATGACTCGAAGTGCGACTACGACGCTGCAGACCGGCTGTTGAGGCTCTCACCTGCTCGAACGCTTGCCGATAAGAAACAAAGCAACGTGCTCGCCAAGGCAGGCGAGATCGAGATCGTACGTGACCTTCTCATGCACCGCATTGAACAGCGCAGACCCCAAATTCGTGCAGAAGACCGCGCCTTCACGATACGTCTCCAGACACGCCCGACGCCATTCGCCATTGAAGCGGACGAGGAAGATTTGCACCTCCGCGTCAAGGCTGCCGACTCCGGACGCCTGCCGTCACAGAGCGGGCTTGAACACTTGCGGAGAACCCTCCCTCTCACCAGCGATGCCGTCTATGCCGCGGGAGCCAGGACAGTTCGAATCGCAGGTGGCGCCCACCTTTCGATCGCCCTCGCAATAGGTGCTGCCCTACCCGAGACAAAGATCGGCGTCGTCGAAGTTCTCGACCTCCAGGAAGCACTCTGGAAGTCCAACGCCCCCGCCGACGATCCCCAGGAGAGCACGGTCGAGATCGAAGTCATTCAATCCGGGCACGGACATGAAACCAGCGGCCACGGTCGTGTCGCGATCTTCGTCAGTTTGACTCCCCACCCGGACCGCAGTTCGTTCGAGAGACTCCTGAATGATTCCAGCCAGACATTCGATACGACCGCAGTGATCACGATCAGCACCAAGGGCCGGATCGATCCGCGCGAGGGCGCCCGAGTCGGCGCGACGATTGCACAGCAAATCAAACAGGTGTCCGCGATTCACGGACGAGCCGAAGTGCATCTTGCTTTCCACGGCCCGTACACGATGGCGGTCCTGCTTGGACGGCACCTCAACACCCTACGCACAGTCGTTTACGAGTGGGATGGTGACCACGCGGAGTATCCAAGATACGTTCCAGCGCTTGTCCTTGAACCTGGGGTCAGCAGCGGGCCGATCACGGAAGTCATCCTGTGA
- a CDS encoding ThiF family adenylyltransferase — MSLATYDDYIAYTRQHFEEGLIRSGYVETDTGWQGPITHGGGTASIVITLPSRFPFRPPRVIPVETDEVPLSWHRELDGALCLVAEDDHEGLWWTETDAFLEHIKSWFENANLGWPDDRPDLDLDRYFQCSDDEQLYLYDDLSQRRNSYVRFRPSSNNTMKIGSGTRPVKTSKRSKDRFGYVADLGEVATPPHKWDDIAARIDPNVNIDRQIRAHAIGIVVLIYRRGAHDGAITLEVWPTTTGGIAVRRLRSAADTEAARSSRAGALAPQLNQSQLAIVGVGALGSFIADAAVRSGFRHLTLVDADVVMPGNLVRHLVGPEAIGRSKAQAVKSHLVARSEIHPDSINLIETALSTGAEAVDLLNEHDLVINATADFATTALLHVAAESIGTRILSAALQNTGATYRIDVLPPLDGATPQPSSTIAARSPSAEVFEAGCGSPISPTPPVAVIEAAAATVRHAIGLILKSPLNPAGEVRNIPVTAEGNQ; from the coding sequence TTGAGCCTGGCCACGTATGACGACTACATCGCGTACACGCGACAACACTTCGAGGAAGGCCTTATCCGCTCAGGCTACGTCGAAACCGATACTGGGTGGCAGGGTCCCATCACGCATGGAGGCGGCACGGCCTCCATCGTTATCACGTTGCCGTCACGGTTTCCATTCCGGCCCCCACGTGTCATCCCGGTCGAAACCGACGAAGTGCCCTTGTCCTGGCATCGAGAGCTGGACGGGGCACTATGCCTAGTCGCGGAAGATGATCACGAGGGGCTGTGGTGGACCGAGACAGATGCGTTTCTGGAGCACATCAAGTCGTGGTTTGAGAACGCAAACTTGGGGTGGCCGGACGATCGACCAGACCTCGATCTCGATCGCTATTTTCAGTGCTCCGATGACGAACAGCTCTATCTCTACGACGACCTCTCGCAGCGGCGAAACAGCTATGTGCGCTTTCGCCCTTCCTCGAACAACACAATGAAGATTGGATCCGGAACGCGTCCAGTGAAGACGTCGAAACGCAGCAAGGACCGATTCGGCTACGTCGCCGACCTCGGTGAGGTGGCAACTCCCCCTCACAAGTGGGATGACATTGCCGCAAGAATCGATCCGAACGTTAATATCGATCGACAGATCCGTGCCCACGCGATTGGCATCGTCGTTCTGATCTACCGGCGCGGCGCGCACGACGGCGCAATCACGCTAGAGGTCTGGCCGACGACGACCGGCGGCATCGCCGTCAGGCGTTTGAGGTCGGCAGCGGATACCGAGGCTGCCCGTTCTTCACGGGCCGGAGCACTGGCGCCGCAGCTCAACCAAAGCCAGCTCGCCATTGTCGGTGTCGGCGCGCTCGGTTCGTTCATCGCTGACGCGGCTGTCCGATCGGGGTTCCGTCACCTCACACTTGTCGACGCGGATGTCGTCATGCCCGGAAACCTAGTCCGCCATCTTGTCGGCCCGGAGGCCATCGGCCGGTCCAAGGCCCAAGCAGTCAAGAGCCACTTAGTGGCCCGCAGTGAGATTCATCCGGACAGCATCAACCTGATCGAAACCGCACTCTCAACCGGCGCAGAGGCAGTAGACCTGCTCAACGAGCATGACCTCGTCATAAACGCCACCGCTGACTTCGCCACCACAGCTCTTCTCCATGTCGCCGCCGAGTCAATAGGCACCCGAATACTCTCTGCGGCACTGCAAAACACCGGAGCAACGTATCGTATCGACGTGTTGCCCCCGCTCGACGGCGCGACCCCGCAACCATCCTCGACGATCGCTGCCCGATCACCGTCCGCCGAGGTATTCGAGGCAGGCTGCGGAAGCCCGATCTCTCCGACGCCCCCGGTCGCGGTGATCGAAGCGGCAGCAGCAACCGTCCGTCACGCCATCGGGCTCATCCTGAAAAGCCCCCTTAACCCCGCTGGGGAAGTTCGGAATATTCCTGTCACCGCAGAAGGAAATCAATAA
- a CDS encoding nucleotidyltransferase: protein MAHLKQQFKDALSSIEPSDDKTNAPEAHRLVRDALEADAKLTEYGVSPVLIGSYKRNVSIRRIKDVDVLVRLPDMPSDVTSKDILDKFFTVLHAEFGTDAEGHRRTKRQDRSLQISFPEYDLYVDAVPARLHWDGETWEIPQKGDENEWVRTNPEGLTSLSSEMNAAHDGFYVPTVKLLRQTRRAQLGKKKPGGFFIELATYQAFASGAVSGNDQAEYYVSATAEASKIIGKFVAYGIGVNDPTLPGNVIRIRATDDELEAARTQFANSAIAARDALDEEDEGKAALAFRKLLGKNGDDEIVFPMPPGFNEDGSKRAFAISAGARVVPAGQRTFG, encoded by the coding sequence ATGGCTCACCTCAAACAGCAGTTCAAGGATGCGCTGAGCTCCATCGAGCCCAGCGATGACAAGACAAACGCGCCGGAGGCGCATCGACTGGTACGCGATGCCCTGGAGGCGGACGCCAAGCTCACCGAGTACGGCGTCTCCCCCGTGTTGATCGGTTCGTACAAGCGCAACGTGTCGATCAGACGAATCAAGGACGTCGACGTACTCGTACGCCTTCCTGACATGCCGAGCGACGTCACATCGAAGGACATACTGGACAAGTTCTTCACGGTATTGCACGCCGAGTTCGGTACGGACGCCGAGGGGCACCGACGCACGAAGCGTCAGGACCGCAGCCTCCAGATCTCCTTCCCCGAGTACGACCTCTACGTGGATGCCGTCCCAGCCCGTCTCCACTGGGACGGAGAGACATGGGAGATCCCGCAGAAGGGTGACGAGAACGAGTGGGTACGCACAAACCCTGAAGGACTGACCTCACTGTCGAGCGAGATGAACGCGGCCCACGACGGCTTTTACGTGCCGACGGTCAAGCTGCTCCGCCAGACCCGGCGCGCCCAACTCGGCAAGAAGAAGCCTGGGGGCTTCTTCATCGAGCTGGCGACCTACCAGGCGTTCGCATCCGGCGCAGTGTCTGGCAATGACCAGGCGGAGTACTACGTTTCTGCGACCGCTGAAGCTAGCAAGATCATTGGAAAATTCGTGGCCTATGGCATCGGCGTGAACGATCCGACGCTGCCGGGGAACGTCATCCGTATCCGTGCGACCGACGACGAGTTGGAGGCAGCACGAACCCAATTCGCGAACTCCGCTATTGCAGCACGGGACGCACTCGACGAAGAAGACGAAGGCAAGGCGGCCCTCGCATTTCGGAAGCTGCTCGGAAAGAACGGCGACGACGAGATCGTGTTCCCGATGCCTCCCGGATTCAACGAGGACGGCAGTAAGCGGGCATTCGCGATCTCAGCCGGTGCACGCGTGGTTCCGGCGGGCCAGAGGACCTTCGGTTGA
- a CDS encoding helix-turn-helix domain-containing protein — protein MAKTTINTAALYSALDAARQERQLSWRTLAGEIGVSPSLLSRLGNGLKPDTDGFATIIAWLRLPAEGFFERDGETNADDAREPDLMAQLAPLLRARKDLSETDINYLQQVIGLTVERARAKG, from the coding sequence ATGGCCAAAACAACGATCAACACGGCCGCGCTCTATTCGGCGCTCGATGCTGCCCGCCAAGAACGCCAGCTCTCGTGGCGAACGCTGGCGGGTGAGATCGGCGTGAGTCCGTCGCTGCTCTCAAGGCTCGGCAACGGACTGAAGCCGGACACCGACGGGTTCGCAACGATCATTGCGTGGCTCAGGCTCCCTGCCGAGGGCTTCTTTGAGCGCGATGGCGAGACCAATGCCGACGACGCGCGTGAACCAGATCTCATGGCGCAGCTCGCGCCCCTTCTCCGGGCCCGCAAGGATCTAAGCGAGACGGATATCAACTACCTCCAGCAAGTAATCGGTCTCACCGTTGAACGCGCTCGGGCGAAGGGATGA
- a CDS encoding ImmA/IrrE family metallo-endopeptidase: MRRGFKTEAKRLALELRTEIDLGAHAPFDPYAFASEYGIPVVRLSELDGAAREHFLNAQGSALSGALIPDGTGAVILENDAQPLTRRRTTMCHELAHVVLEHSFGVSLSDERKCGLGGEQEEEADWLSGEMLIPHDGAFRLARANATDERAAQVFDVSLAVARWRMNHSGARKVVERGRAKWANGGSQHVAR; the protein is encoded by the coding sequence GTGCGTCGCGGATTCAAGACCGAGGCGAAGCGCCTTGCGCTGGAGCTTCGGACTGAAATAGATCTCGGCGCGCACGCGCCCTTCGACCCGTACGCGTTCGCGTCGGAGTACGGAATCCCTGTCGTTCGACTTAGCGAACTCGACGGCGCGGCGCGCGAGCATTTCCTGAATGCACAGGGGAGTGCGCTCTCAGGCGCGTTGATCCCAGACGGCACAGGAGCTGTGATTCTGGAGAACGATGCGCAACCGCTCACGCGGAGACGCACCACAATGTGTCACGAACTCGCTCATGTTGTTCTCGAGCACTCATTTGGTGTCTCACTGTCCGACGAACGGAAGTGCGGGCTCGGCGGTGAGCAGGAGGAGGAAGCCGACTGGCTCTCTGGTGAGATGCTCATTCCCCATGACGGCGCCTTCCGGCTAGCCCGAGCTAACGCCACGGACGAGCGTGCGGCTCAGGTGTTTGACGTGAGTCTTGCGGTTGCCCGCTGGCGCATGAATCACAGCGGAGCGCGCAAAGTCGTTGAGCGAGGCCGGGCAAAATGGGCAAACGGTGGAAGCCAACATGTTGCTCGATGA
- a CDS encoding Rid family hydrolase, with protein sequence MRTLAASDDPYEAIYGYSRAIRVGDHVHVSGTSAQPPFIEGCDSYTQAKNALAIIEKSLEDVGANLAAVVRTVAYVTDIADIPLVARAHLEAFEKIRPASTIVEVSALDHPARTVEIEAYAICLSPEAEIT encoded by the coding sequence ATGCGTACTTTGGCAGCTTCGGACGATCCATACGAGGCCATCTACGGCTATTCGAGGGCGATCCGAGTCGGGGATCATGTGCACGTGTCGGGAACGTCTGCACAACCGCCGTTCATCGAGGGCTGCGATTCTTACACTCAAGCCAAAAATGCCCTAGCCATCATAGAAAAATCGCTTGAAGACGTTGGTGCGAACCTCGCCGCGGTCGTGCGTACTGTCGCCTACGTCACGGATATCGCCGACATACCTCTTGTCGCTCGAGCCCACCTCGAAGCATTTGAGAAGATAAGACCCGCGTCGACAATCGTTGAGGTATCCGCTCTCGATCATCCTGCACGTACGGTTGAGATCGAGGCTTACGCGATCTGTTTGTCGCCTGAAGCCGAAATTACCTAG